One window of Deltaproteobacteria bacterium genomic DNA carries:
- a CDS encoding radical SAM protein has product MEKSYLHNPGALKIDLMLRGIRIDPSIAAEIEAAANSLGLDLLLPRGTLVNVPFREEFTGASPYLLTSGGRGFRIVDHSGEVDVEVVRPPEFYGRSTSTGVPFSRIATAHGRYAVITPSPRCEFFNRSVECRYCAGNFDIDGGDDRVYTVDEVVETVEAILKERASEIIYLSIGFSSGDDGGIEFLRPYITAVKKHFHCLVAVEALPPRDNRWIDETYAAGADSVLYNLEIFDKELFEMICPGRAQLIGRERYIEALRYAAGIFPSGTVASHLIVGLEMPGSTCQGIDFLTGMGVVPILPIYRPSPERALRIEPLTAEIIVPIYRHLYEAVKRNNISMNWVRDISVVTTPMEGALLAGEKSGFKDIFGGFYKTRLGMKAAWGLSTLRRKLRVRDEAGEEAGGAATEKD; this is encoded by the coding sequence ATGGAGAAGAGTTACCTCCATAATCCCGGCGCGCTGAAGATCGACCTGATGCTCCGCGGCATCAGGATCGACCCCTCCATAGCCGCCGAGATAGAGGCGGCGGCCAACAGTCTCGGTCTGGACCTCTTGCTCCCCAGGGGAACGCTCGTCAACGTCCCCTTCAGGGAGGAGTTCACCGGGGCGTCGCCCTACCTGCTCACGAGCGGGGGCCGGGGGTTCAGGATCGTCGACCACAGCGGCGAGGTCGACGTGGAGGTGGTCAGGCCGCCGGAGTTCTACGGGCGCTCCACCTCAACGGGCGTGCCCTTCTCCAGGATAGCGACGGCTCACGGCCGTTACGCCGTCATAACGCCGTCGCCGAGGTGCGAGTTCTTCAACCGCAGCGTCGAGTGCCGCTACTGCGCCGGCAACTTCGATATAGACGGCGGAGATGACCGGGTATACACAGTCGACGAGGTCGTCGAGACCGTGGAGGCCATACTCAAGGAGAGGGCATCGGAGATAATCTACCTCTCCATCGGCTTCAGCTCCGGCGACGACGGGGGCATTGAGTTCCTGAGGCCTTACATCACGGCGGTGAAGAAGCACTTCCACTGCCTCGTCGCCGTGGAGGCTCTGCCGCCCAGGGACAACCGCTGGATAGACGAGACCTACGCGGCCGGAGCCGACTCGGTGCTCTACAATCTCGAGATCTTCGACAAGGAGCTCTTCGAGATGATATGCCCCGGGAGGGCGCAGCTCATAGGGCGCGAGCGCTACATCGAGGCCCTGCGCTACGCCGCCGGCATCTTCCCCAGCGGCACCGTGGCCTCGCACCTCATCGTGGGCCTTGAGATGCCGGGCTCCACCTGTCAGGGCATAGACTTCCTGACCGGCATGGGGGTCGTCCCAATCCTGCCGATCTACAGGCCGTCGCCCGAGAGGGCGCTGAGGATAGAGCCGCTTACGGCCGAGATAATCGTGCCCATTTACAGACACCTCTACGAGGCCGTCAAGCGCAACAACATAAGCATGAACTGGGTGCGCGACATCAGCGTCGTCACCACCCCCATGGAGGGGGCCCTGCTCGCCGGAGAGAAGAGCGGCTTCAAGGACATATTCGGCGGCTTCTACAAGACGCGGCTCGGCATGAAGGCCGCATGGGGGCTCTCCACGCTGCGAAGAAAACTTCGTGTGAGGGACGAGGCGGGCGAGGAGGCGGGCGGCGCCGCGACGGAGAAGGATTGA
- a CDS encoding DASS family sodium-coupled anion symporter, giving the protein MPVRWSRPVAVKIDRRSIWLLLVLKGLRPLFFLALAVLFWYIVSLPTPQGLTPEGQRAMAIFMVCLVLWVSNVVPLAITSILAIVLVPLLDVLSTQQTYALFGNEAVFFILGAFILAGAVMQSGLSNRVALAILERFGASPRRLLVSIFLLAASLSCLMSEHGVAAMLFPIVLEIAKGLELRPGRSNYGKLLFLSLAWGCVIGGVATFLGGARVPLAAGILKETTGETIGFLTYTVSVAPLVAAMLGVGYLVLTRTFPMDIESVEKAREVLGRRIYEMGKVSYREYAVGAVMAGTVVVWMTLGHSLGLANIALTAVVLLFALRLVRWKDIEEYVNWGIILMYGGAIILGASLEKSGAALWLADRTIGEWVEAPWAVVALFSLVTLVLTEGISNAAVIAILVPISVGMAENFGMEPATLTYAVAVPAGLAFTLPLSTPANAIAVSSSYVTVRDMAKIGILMSASAWVLFNLVANLYWPLVGGGR; this is encoded by the coding sequence ATACCCGTAAGGTGGAGTCGCCCCGTGGCTGTAAAGATAGACAGACGGTCCATATGGCTGCTCCTCGTCCTCAAGGGGCTCAGACCCTTATTCTTTCTGGCGCTGGCCGTCCTTTTCTGGTATATTGTCAGCCTGCCCACCCCGCAGGGACTCACGCCCGAGGGCCAGCGGGCCATGGCCATATTCATGGTCTGCCTGGTGCTGTGGGTCTCCAACGTGGTGCCGCTGGCCATAACGAGCATACTGGCCATAGTGCTCGTGCCCCTTCTGGACGTTCTGAGCACCCAGCAGACCTACGCGCTCTTCGGCAACGAGGCCGTCTTCTTCATACTCGGCGCCTTTATCCTCGCCGGGGCCGTCATGCAGTCGGGGCTCTCCAACAGGGTGGCACTGGCCATACTGGAGAGGTTCGGCGCCTCGCCGCGGCGGCTTCTGGTGAGCATATTCCTGCTCGCCGCCTCGCTTTCGTGCCTCATGAGCGAGCACGGCGTGGCGGCCATGCTCTTTCCCATAGTGCTGGAGATAGCAAAGGGGCTGGAGCTGCGGCCCGGCAGGTCCAATTACGGAAAGCTGCTCTTTCTGAGCCTTGCCTGGGGGTGCGTCATAGGAGGGGTGGCGACCTTCCTCGGCGGGGCGAGGGTGCCCCTTGCGGCCGGCATACTCAAGGAGACGACCGGTGAGACGATAGGGTTTCTCACCTATACCGTCTCGGTGGCCCCACTCGTGGCGGCCATGCTCGGCGTTGGGTATCTGGTTCTCACCAGGACCTTTCCCATGGACATAGAGAGTGTGGAGAAGGCCCGCGAGGTGCTGGGCCGCCGCATATACGAGATGGGCAAGGTGAGCTACCGCGAGTACGCCGTCGGCGCCGTCATGGCCGGCACCGTCGTCGTCTGGATGACGCTGGGACACTCGCTCGGTCTCGCCAACATAGCCCTCACGGCCGTGGTGCTGCTCTTCGCCCTGAGGCTCGTGCGGTGGAAGGACATCGAGGAGTACGTCAACTGGGGGATCATCCTCATGTACGGCGGCGCCATCATACTGGGGGCCTCGCTCGAGAAGAGCGGCGCGGCCCTCTGGCTCGCCGACAGGACCATCGGCGAGTGGGTCGAGGCGCCCTGGGCCGTCGTGGCCCTCTTCTCGCTCGTGACGCTGGTGCTCACCGAGGGGATAAGCAACGCCGCCGTAATCGCCATACTCGTGCCCATAAGCGTCGGAATGGCCGAGAATTTCGGCATGGAGCCCGCAACGCTCACCTATGCCGTGGCCGTGCCCGCGGGGCTGGCCTTCACGCTGCCGCTCTCCACGCCGGCAAACGCCATCGCCGTGTCGAGCAGCTACGTGACGGTGCGTGACATGGCGAAGATAGGCATCCTCATGAGCGCGTCGGCCTGGGTGCTCTTCAACCTGGTCGCAAACCTCTACTGGCCGCTTGTGGGCGGGGGACGC